The following proteins come from a genomic window of Candidatus Bathyarchaeia archaeon:
- a CDS encoding glycoside hydrolase family 38 C-terminal domain-containing protein, protein MAISKVSGEDIKNFTIHMIGNSHIDPVWLWGWQEGCQVVRSTFRNILNLMKEFPEFIFTSSSAAFYEWIESIEPEMFEEIRQMVKAGRWVIVGGWWIEPDCNIPCGESFIRQALYGQRYFKEKFGLMAEVGYNIDSFGHNAMLPQILAKCRLKSYVFMRPNAYENKEVPGEVFWWESPDGSKVLCYRIPFSYTTDGDILNRIEKFMEIIKPPLEDYMCFYGRGDHGGGPAREDIMGIFEASRRGDLPKVVFSSPNMFFKKIVEKNVQLPVFRGELQHHASGCYSAHSEVKRNNRLAENLLCTAEKAAVLTYVLFKRSYPRETLTKAWRKLLFAQFHDILAGTSIAEAYEDVRNMHGEVLSEGSAVLNNAIQKLSSKIDTRGPGTPIIVFNPHSWGIRFPVEVEGVDGEGGLVDCYGRTIPMQRIKSSANVGDWRQRIVFIAEAPALGYRVYYNTSGRSAHLHKDEMYASENALENKWFRLEVDPSTGYISRLYDKVNGVKVFGGDAYVPIVIRDLSDTWSHGVTVFDEVIGAFKDAEVSLEESGDARATLRIENKYNDSLMRTYISLYRELPYIEIKASLNWQEQHKMLKLSFPVGVKEPVTTHSIPYGHIVRPCNGEEEPIQSWVDVTGYAENIHGKEMVYGLSICNDCKYSCSVIGSEVRLTVLRSPPYAHHIPYKLEPNIRYRYIDQGWQSFNLILLPHAGTWREAQTVKIADILNVKPIAFIEGEHEGDLPANNSFIKVSHDNIVVSAIKMHEDSENIILRCYESYGAETTVEINFMLLGKRWTTTFKPHEIKTFLVPVGEGNVKETDMLEFIEE, encoded by the coding sequence TTGGCCATAAGTAAGGTTTCTGGAGAGGATATTAAAAATTTCACCATACATATGATTGGGAACTCTCACATAGACCCAGTGTGGCTATGGGGATGGCAGGAAGGATGCCAAGTTGTCAGATCAACGTTTAGAAACATTCTAAACCTTATGAAGGAGTTTCCGGAGTTTATCTTCACTTCCTCTTCAGCGGCGTTTTACGAGTGGATTGAGAGCATAGAGCCAGAAATGTTCGAGGAAATCAGGCAGATGGTTAAAGCTGGGCGCTGGGTAATAGTCGGCGGATGGTGGATCGAACCCGACTGCAATATACCATGCGGCGAGAGCTTTATCCGACAAGCCCTCTACGGCCAGAGATACTTTAAAGAGAAGTTCGGCTTGATGGCTGAGGTTGGCTACAATATTGATTCTTTTGGACATAATGCTATGCTGCCCCAAATCCTCGCTAAGTGCCGTTTAAAAAGCTATGTTTTCATGCGTCCAAACGCCTACGAGAATAAGGAGGTTCCGGGAGAAGTTTTCTGGTGGGAGAGCCCGGATGGCTCAAAAGTCCTCTGCTACAGAATACCGTTCTCTTACACGACTGATGGCGACATACTCAACCGCATTGAAAAGTTCATGGAGATAATTAAGCCCCCTCTAGAAGACTATATGTGTTTTTACGGTAGAGGAGACCATGGGGGCGGACCTGCCAGGGAAGACATTATGGGCATATTTGAGGCGAGCAGAAGAGGGGATCTGCCAAAAGTAGTGTTCAGCTCACCAAACATGTTTTTCAAGAAAATAGTTGAGAAGAATGTTCAGCTACCGGTTTTTCGCGGCGAGCTGCAGCATCATGCGAGCGGCTGCTACTCGGCTCACTCCGAAGTTAAGCGAAACAACCGTTTAGCGGAGAACCTGTTATGCACAGCTGAGAAAGCTGCTGTCTTAACATACGTGTTGTTTAAGAGGAGCTATCCGCGTGAGACGCTTACGAAAGCTTGGAGAAAACTGCTTTTCGCTCAGTTTCACGATATATTGGCTGGAACATCTATAGCTGAAGCATATGAAGATGTGCGCAACATGCATGGCGAGGTCCTAAGCGAGGGAAGCGCGGTGCTTAATAACGCGATTCAAAAGCTATCATCTAAAATTGACACTAGAGGCCCCGGCACACCTATAATAGTCTTTAACCCCCATTCTTGGGGGATACGCTTCCCAGTTGAGGTTGAAGGCGTCGACGGCGAAGGCGGATTAGTAGACTGTTATGGGCGGACCATACCTATGCAGAGGATAAAATCATCCGCGAACGTTGGGGATTGGCGTCAAAGAATAGTTTTCATCGCTGAAGCGCCGGCTTTAGGCTATAGGGTTTACTATAATACGTCTGGGAGAAGCGCTCATCTCCATAAAGACGAGATGTACGCTTCGGAAAATGCTCTTGAGAATAAATGGTTTAGGCTGGAGGTTGATCCGTCAACAGGATATATTAGTAGGCTATACGATAAGGTTAATGGTGTTAAGGTTTTCGGCGGAGACGCTTATGTGCCCATAGTTATTAGGGATCTGAGCGATACCTGGAGCCACGGAGTAACAGTTTTTGATGAAGTGATAGGAGCCTTTAAGGATGCTGAGGTGAGTTTAGAAGAGAGCGGGGATGCCCGCGCAACGCTCCGCATCGAAAATAAATATAACGATTCATTAATGCGAACGTATATCTCGCTATACAGGGAGCTACCCTACATTGAGATTAAAGCTTCGCTTAATTGGCAGGAGCAGCATAAAATGCTTAAATTAAGCTTCCCGGTAGGTGTTAAAGAGCCTGTTACAACCCATTCTATCCCATACGGGCACATAGTTCGCCCATGTAACGGCGAGGAGGAGCCTATCCAGAGCTGGGTTGATGTGACCGGGTACGCGGAGAACATTCACGGGAAAGAAATGGTTTATGGTTTAAGCATATGTAACGACTGTAAATATAGCTGCAGCGTTATTGGCTCTGAAGTGAGGCTAACGGTTTTGAGAAGCCCTCCCTACGCGCATCACATCCCGTATAAGCTGGAGCCCAACATAAGGTACCGCTATATAGATCAGGGGTGGCAGAGCTTCAATCTAATATTGCTGCCGCACGCTGGGACATGGCGTGAAGCCCAGACCGTTAAGATCGCTGATATACTGAACGTTAAGCCGATAGCGTTCATTGAAGGTGAACACGAGGGTGATCTGCCAGCCAACAACTCGTTTATCAAGGTGA